Proteins found in one Miscanthus floridulus cultivar M001 chromosome 4, ASM1932011v1, whole genome shotgun sequence genomic segment:
- the LOC136549766 gene encoding probable LRR receptor-like serine/threonine-protein kinase At1g07650 isoform X4, with protein sequence MGNRLSGPFPMVLTRITTLTNLSIESNEFYGPMPPEIGHLIRIEKLILSTNEFTGPLPTALSLFSNITDLRISSTNFSGRMPDFWGKLKRLEKLQIEGSLLEGPLPSSLSELTNLSDLRISDLRGSGSSFPDLSRMTSMNKLVLRNCSISGSIPHYIGTWTTLKHLDLSFNKLSGEIPPSFASMGAVDYIYLTGNSLTGNIPGWLLRRNKIADISFNNFTTGSSGPSQCLQGSVNLVESYSAEANSLNSIQPCLKRNFPCVASNGQYHSSLHINCGDKEATINRTKYEADTTPKGASLLYVSPGLNWAFSSTGNFMDDNINDDDYIATSASTLVVPNSDLYTKARLSPLSLTYYGLCMLSGSYTVNLHFAEIVFTNDSTYYSLGKRRFNVFIQGRMVLEDFDIEQSAGAAAKPVIKSFQTYVTNHTLEIQFYWAGRGTTGIPYRGSYGPLISAISVTPNFQIPLAVEPPKAGSSKKRSSRASIALIIGIPIVAIFAALIVGIYCIIKKQRKSSMHKELRALDLQIGSFTLRQIKAATRNFDAANKIGEGGFGSVYKGLLSDGTIIAVKQLSSRSKQGNREFVNEIGMISALQHPNLVKLYGCCTEGNQLSLVYEYMENNCLARALFVEQYRLRMDWGARHKICLGIARGLAYLHEDSAIRIVHRDIKASNILLDKDLNAKISDFGLAKLNEDDHTHISTKVAGTIGYMAPEYAMRGYLTDKADVYSFGVVVLEIVSGKSNTNYRPKEDFVYLLDWACVLHERGTLLELVDPDLGSNYSTEEALLMLNVALLCTTAAPTLRPKMSKVVSLLEGSTPLQPLLTDLSLAANSLSSSGVRRNFWQNPSESQSLTAQASCSDTNESSTIDIDGILRPLVS encoded by the exons ATGGGGAACAGATTGTCAGGGCCTTTTCCCATGGTTCTCACGAGGATCACAACCCTGACTAACCT GAGCATTGAAAGCAATGAGTTCTATGGGCCAATGCCTCCTGAAATTGGGCATCTAATTCGAATAGAGAAGCT AATATTATCAACCAATGAGTTCACTGGACCCCTTCCAACTGCTCTTTCGCTATTCAGTAATATAACTGATTT GAGGATTTCTAGCACCAATTTTTCTGGAAGGATGCCTGATTTTTGGGGTAAATTGAAAAGGCTTGAAAAATT GCAAATCGAAGGATCTTTGTTGGAAGGGCCACTTCCCTCGAGCCTATCTGAATTGACAAACCTTTCTGATCT GAGGATTAGTGACCTGAGAGGTAGTGGTTCATCTTTCCCTGATTTAAGTCGAATGACATCCATGAACAAATT GGTACTAAGGAACTGTTCCATCAGTGGAAGCATACCTCATTACATTGGCACATGGACAACTCTTAAGCATCT GGATCTCAGCTTTAATAAACTGAGTGGAGAAATACCACCTTCTTTTGCTAGCATGGGAGCTGTGGATTACAT ATATCTAACTGGAAATTCACTCACTGGGAACATACCTGGATGGTTACTAAGAAGAAACAAGATTGC GGACATATCTTTTAATAACTTCACGACAGGGAGTTCAGGTCCTAGCCAATGCCTTCAAGGGAGTGT CAATCTCGTGGAGAGCTATTCAGCTGAAGCGAACAGTTT AAATAGTATTCAGCCATGCTTAAAGAGGaattttccatgtgttgcttcgaATGGACAAT ATCACTCTTCATTGCATATCAATTGCGGTGACAAAGAAGCAACTATCAATAGAACTAAATATGAAGCTGACACAACACCCAAAGGGGCATCATTGCTGTATGTATCCCCAGGCTTGAACTGGGCATTCAGCAGCACCGGGAACTTCATGGATGACAACATAAATGACGATGACTACATTGCAACAAGCGCATCAACATTGGTCGTGCCCAATTCAGATCTGTACACCAAAGCCCGTCTTTCTCCTCTTTCCCTCACATATTATGGGCTTTGCATGTTAAGTGGGAGCTACACAGTTAATCTCCATTTTGCTGAAATTGTTTTCACAAATGACAGCACATATTATAGCCTTGGCAAAAGAAGATTCAACGTGTTTATACAG GGAAGAATGGTGCTAGAGGATTTCGACATTGAACAGTCGGCCGGTGCGGCTGCAAAGCCAGTTATCAAGTCTTTTCAAACATATGTCACAAATCACACACTAGAGATTCAGTTCTATTGGGCAGGAAGAGGGACAACTGGCATTCCATATAGAGGTTCTTATGGCCCACTGATATCTGCAATATCAGTAACTCCAA ATTTCCAGATTCCATTGGCTGTTGAGCCTCCCAAAGCTGGAAGTAGCAAAAAACGGAGTTCAAGGGCATCTATTGCTTTAATAATTGGAATCCCTATTGTAGCAATATTCGCTGCTCTGATCGTCGGCATTTATTGTATTATTAAGAAGCAGAGAAAGAGTTCGATGCATAAAG AACTCAGAGCCCTTGACCTGCAAATTGGCTCCTTCACCTTGCGTCAAATCAAAGCAGCAACTAGGAACTTCGATGCAGCTAACAAGATTGGTGAAGGAGGATTTGGTTCAGTATACAAG GGTTTATTATCTGATGGCACCATCATCGCTGTCAAGCAGTTGTCATCAAGGTCTAAACAAGGGAATCGGGAATTCGTGAATGAGATAGGCATGATATCTGCACTGCAGCATCCTAACCTTGTCAAACTCTATGGCTGCTGTACAGAAGGAAACCAGCTGTCGCTAGTTTATGAGTATATGGAAAACAATTGCCTTGCACGAGCTCTTTTCG TTGAACAGTATAGATTGAGAATGGATTGGGGAGCAAGGCATAAGATTTGCCTTGGAATAGCAAGAGGTCTAGCATATTTGCATGAGGATTCTGCAATAAGGATCGTGCACCGAGATATCAAGGCCAGCAATATACTGCTCGACAAAGATTTGAATGCCAAGATCTCAGATTTTGGGCTAGCAAAGCTTAATGAAGATGATCACACCCACATAAGCACAAAAGTAGCTGGAACTAT CGGATACATGGCTCCTGAGTATGCTATGCGTGGTTATTTAACAGACAAAGCTGATGTATACAGTTTTGGTGTTGTTGTTTTGGAAATTGTCAGCGGAAAAAGTAACACAAACTACAGGCCGAAGGAAGACTTTGTTTATCTTTTAGATTGG GCTTGTGTTCTACATGAAAGAGGAACTCTACTGGAATTGGTAGATCCAGATCTAGGATCAAATTACTCAACAGAAGAGGCGCTCCTCATGCTGAATGTTGCCCTGCTatgcacaactgcagcacctACACTCAGACCAAAGATGTCGAAAGTTGTTAGCCTGCTTGAAGGCAGCACCCCTCTGCAGCCTTTGCTGACAGACCTCAGCCTTGCAGCAAATAGCCTGAGCTCAAGTGGTGTACGCAGGAACTTCTGGCAAAACCCAAGTGAGAGTCAGAGCCTGACAGCACAAGCCTCGTGCAGTGATACTAATGAATCATCGACCATTGATATAGATGGTATCCTGAGACCACTGGTAAGTTAG